Genomic window (Saccharomyces cerevisiae S288C chromosome X, complete sequence):
TACTGGATTTAGTCGTTTTCGGTCGCGCCGTTGCAAATACCATTGCTGACACATTACAGCCTGGCTTGCCTCATAAGCCATTGGCTTCAAACATCGGGCACGAGTCAATTGCTAATTTGGATAAAGTAAGAAATGCTCGCGGCTCACTGAAAACCTCTCAAATCAGGTTGAACATGCAAAGGACAATGCAAAAAGATGTTTCTGTTTTCAGGACGCAAGACACTCTAGATGAAGGTGTTAGAAATATTACTGAAGTGGACAAGACATTTGAGGATGTGCACGTTTCTGATAAGTCAATGATCTGGAATTCTGATCTCGTAGAAACTCTGGAATTGCAAAATTTACTTACTTGTGCCACACAAACGGCTGTTTCTGCttccaaaagaaaggaGTCTCGTGGTGCTCATGCGAGAGAGGACTATGCAAAAAGAGATGATGTGAATTGGAGAAAGCACACATTATCATGGCAAAAGGGGACATCAACACCTGTAAAAATCAAGTACAGGAATGTAATCGCACATACTTTAGATGAGAATGAATGCGCCCCAGTCCCTCCAGCTGTCAGATCCTATTAAttcttatttatttatttatttattttggaGGGCAAACTTATTTATTGATCTGGCAAAAATGATCtttcccttttttcttatttttctctctATCTCTCTCATTGATTCTTGGTCAATAGTACTCGTTTACTGTCAACTTACACCTTATCTATTATGCTATATAATTTTATGCAAGACATTGAAGTACAATATACGTCGAGCTGCAATATGCAAAAATATCAGAGGGAAACCAGCTCATTAGGAAATATGACATGTGGGCTATCTGTTTGTTGGTGGTAGCtgggtttttttttttttttttttgattttgtcGTGCGGGTGTGCAGGCTGGGATTTCAAACAAATAACAACGAGTAAttgacaagaaaaacttattggcttattttctttttgttcttcaaaattgttTGCCTTACCCTCTCCCTCAGTTTGTTTTCGAGTGATTGTCTATTAGGATCAATAGTCAACTTTGCTGTTTCCATACTTAAAACATCACTAGTCTTTATGCCGAACTTCGCATTTATAAAAGTGTCGCAAATCAATCTCATATCGTCGTaattttttccataccACAATTCACATAAATTTCCAGTGACCTTACACAGGTCTAAAAacttttcatcatctttacTGGcatcttccttttcaaaaattttcttgaaatgCAAAATCAATTCAACAAATTCATCGTTATTATTCGTATGTTCATAGTCACCTTGGCTCACTAGTTCGTGAAGCTCATCGTAAATGGATAACAAAAGGGTGATGATAGTGCATGCAATGAAAATATCCAAGGGATAATTGAACGTCAGGACGTGGTCCCAAACGATTAGCACATATTTTAAGGGTAATTctcttaaaaataacaaccTTGTCCATCGGATGAGCCAGATTAGGTTGGAGTGAATCAGATGGTCTacgttttttttcttcccgCTGCCCGTTTTTGGTGGTTGGTAAAAAACCTTTGAAAACAAGTCTGGCAAACAAATCCTAAAGATTTTCGTGAATACTCTCTTATCCCAGTtaatcaaattttcttcgttATAAAAAATCGGTTCGATTTGGTTCATTAGCTTGTTAAAGATAATCAGAACGTTTTGCAAATCGGTATTATCGAGATCTGTACCGTGATATAATTGCAGATAAATGACGCTTAATATTTCGTGGAACCCTTGTTTATACTGTAGGTGTTCGCTTTGATGTATAAGCAGGTAATTGTACAAAAGTTGTCTCATTTGAGCATGAACCTTGGGTTCCTGAAATATATCGTCAAGCATTATCCTTGAGAGGTCCAAATCTATAATTTCCAGAGTTTCCCTCAGTGTCAACGGCTTTTCATCACTTCCCTTGGACAAAGAACCTTTAGTTTTgtcattgtcatcagaCAAGGGATGTTTTTCAACAGCCTCGACGGGAGTCAGCCTCCTGATTCCCACTGAGGAGGAAACGTTCGAGTGCAAGACCCTTTTAGGTACATTTGCATTATGATTTTCGTCATAGTTGTCGCCATCTGCCAGCATAGGCACTGGCACCAAGCCGAACTGGTTAAGGTCCAAACCTTTAAAGTTATCAGTTAACAAGCAgttgttgttttcatcACACAGAAGCAAAGCTTTCCAGAGCCAGCCTctactattttctttaaagatAGAGTCATGGTAGAGTTCACCTTTCCAAATTCCCTTCTGCACCAGTTGGTCTCTTGTCTCGTAGTGGTCAATCGCCCATTGTAAGACATCCTTCATGGTTGCATAAGCGAAAAAATACAAACGCACGACAGCTAACCCTCTCTATGTATGCCAATTCTCTTGACAACTCTCCCCCATTGTTCTGAAAAAGGTAATGAAATTAAACGCTGCTGTACCGATTATGGAAAACTCaatggaaaaattgaaaaaaaaaaaaaaaggaactagTAATGCCGTAGGAGAAGCGGGTAACATAATATCCGGTTTTCCTTTACGACCGCTTACAGGCCTAAACCAGCGCACCATCCAGTTACAATAACACTTGGAGCATGCGTACACGTGTGCGTATTCTACGGCTGGCATGGGCAAAATAAGACGTGGAATTTTTCTGTGGTCAGAACTTTGCGTCAGTAAataattcaagaaaaaataataattatgtcgaaaaaaaaatagaaaaaaaagaaaaaaagaatactAAAAGGTGAGTGTTCAGGAAAACCGCAAGCCATGTTTGTTGATTATTCCGGACTGGAGCGTTACACGGATATAAATGCATCTTTTGGTAAGTTGGTCAACACTTACTGCTGTTTTCAGCGCTGTGAAGCCATCAGCGAACAATTGGAGATTCTGAAAAGTCTAGTACCAAAGTGCCACGACATTGTGGCACTTACTGACGAAGACTTTGCTAGTGGCCGTACTGCCGGACTGACGCAGAAATTGTTTGCTATGGCGATGACCCTACACCAGATCACCGACTGTATCGACCTCCTGCAGAAATGCAACACCATAATACCCATCGAGATCGCCAACCCGGCTAGCTTTGAAAGCGGCGCCGCGACGGCGCCGCTACGTCAAAGCTATGCTAGGCTCTTGGATGACTGGTCCCACTACATGGGCCCATCAACGGTAAAACACACAGGCTGTACCAACCGACCCAAGTGGAGATTTCCCTGGCAACAGTCACGGACTATCATCATCCCCATGCTGTTTATTGGCGAAACTGCAATGAGCACCAGGGACCTAAGGTCTGTGCTGCATGATTGTGAGATCAGGCACGCGAGCGAAATGCCGCTGCAGCTACTTTGGACGTCGTCACCGGAGTTGGTGTACGCCACACCGCATGTTGACGACTACGACATTTGGTCGCGCTACGGGTCTGATTACAACATGCAGATAGAGGACGAAGACGAAGCATCAAAAGGGCGACAGCGCAAGTGTGTGGTGCAGTTGGAGGCACTGTTGGGTGCGCTACCTACTACGGACCCGTTGTTCCAATGGTAGCCCGggcctttttttttttcatcagcTTCTCTTTTAGGCCGTCGGCCCCGTTCGATGTTCACCCGTCCTGGACAGCTTGCTCTCCCCCCTTCCTCGTGCTGCGCGACTGTTTACGTTATTGGCTTATTGTATTGTTTTCGCATCTAGAACGTTCAGGTTCAATTTACGCAACGGTGTTTCACTCGAAGCATCTGGCTGTACAAGCAAATGCTGCGTTCTCATTCTCCTTTATATAACAAGCTTCTGCCTTAAAGCGTTCATATGTACATACATATACACCACTCAGGCACTCGCAT
Coding sequences:
- the GYP6 gene encoding GTPase-activating protein GYP6 (GTPase-activating protein (GAP) for yeast Rab family member Ypt6p; involved in vesicle mediated protein transport); the encoded protein is MKDVLQWAIDHYETRDQLVQKGIWKGELYHDSIFKENSRGWLWKALLLCDENNNCLLTDNFKGLDLNQFGLVPVPMLADGDNYDENHNANVPKRVLHSNVSSSVGIRRLTPVEAVEKHPLSDDNDKTKGSLSKGSDEKPLTLRETLEIIDLDLSRIMLDDIFQEPKVHAQMRQLLYNYLLIHQSEHLQYKQGFHEILSVIYLQLYHGTDLDNTDLQNVLIIFNKLMNQIEPIFYNEENLINWDKRVFTKIFRICLPDLFSKVFYQPPKTGSGKKKNVDHLIHSNLIWLIRWTRLLFLRELPLKYVLIVWDHVLTFNYPLDIFIACTIITLLLSIYDELHELVSQGDYEHTNNNDEFVELILHFKKIFEKEDASKDDEKFLDLCKVTGNLCELWYGKNYDDMRLICDTFINAKFGIKTSDVLSMETAKLTIDPNRQSLENKLRERVRQTILKNKKKISQ
- a CDS encoding uncharacterized protein (hypothetical protein; YJL043W is a non-essential gene), whose product is MFVDYSGLERYTDINASFGKLVNTYCCFQRCEAISEQLEILKSLVPKCHDIVALTDEDFASGRTAGLTQKLFAMAMTLHQITDCIDLLQKCNTIIPIEIANPASFESGAATAPLRQSYARLLDDWSHYMGPSTVKHTGCTNRPKWRFPWQQSRTIIIPMLFIGETAMSTRDLRSVLHDCEIRHASEMPLQLLWTSSPELVYATPHVDDYDIWSRYGSDYNMQIEDEDEASKGRQRKCVVQLEALLGALPTTDPLFQW